From Osmerus eperlanus chromosome 28, fOsmEpe2.1, whole genome shotgun sequence, the proteins below share one genomic window:
- the LOC134014920 gene encoding hemagglutinin/amebocyte aggregation factor-like has translation MDKFSVGRAGAGTGAEAEAEAIPSGGGAEVEVRATVCPVVGWIKDKEIHVRHHITEHITKEFSSMSNRPHNRRPHVSTPAQDLHIRILHLPDSLTPATRTADETEYFSMKRANVFILLLAGVLVNGKDLRWQNNYDEPLFFNCPSGQSISHIESEHHNKHEDRVWDFRCKATFDSATNCFTSSYVNGFDRPLSYQCPTSQVITGMHSYHENKHEDRRWKFTCCGASNFCTDTCQWTNYVNSFDEAFAFDVPSNTYLIGAESYHENKHEDRRWKYQYCTRRSC, from the exons ATGGACAAATTCAGTGTGGGCCGTGCAGGTGCTGGGACAGGGGCCGAGGCTGAGGCAGAGGCCATTCCCagtggaggaggggcagaggtaGAGGTCCGTGCCACAGTTTGTCCAGTGGTTGGCTGGATTAAGGACAAAGAGATCCATGTCAGACACCACATTACTGAGCACATCACAAA AGAATTTAGCAGTATGTCCAACCGGCCTCACAACCGCAGACCACATGTAAGCACGCCAGCCCAGGATCTCCACATCCGGATCCTTCACCTGCCAGATAGCCTGACACCAGCCACCCGGACAGCTGATGAAACTGAGTATTTCT CCATGAAGAGAGCCAACGTCTTTATTCTGCTTCTTGCTGGTGTGTTGGTCAATGGAAAAG aCCTCCGCTGGCAGAACAACTATGACGAGCCGTTATTCTTTAATTGCCCTTCAGGACAATCCATCTCTCACATAGAGAG TGAGCATCACAACAAACATGAAGACCGTGTGTGGGACTTTAGGTGCAAAGCCACGTTTGACTCAGCAACTAACTGCTTTACGTCTTCCTACGTAAATGGCTTTGACAGACCTTTGAGCTACCAATGCCCAACCTCTCAGGTCATCACAGGGATGCACAGCTATCATGAGAACAAGCATGAGGACAGAAG ATGGAAGTTCACCTGCTGTGGAGCCAGCAACTTCTGTACTGATACCTGCCAGTGGACAAACTACGTAAACTCGTTTGATGAGGCCTTCGCATTTGATGTCCCATCAAATACCTACCTGATTGGAGCTGAAAGCTACCATGAAAACAAGCATGA AGATCGTCGCTGGAAATACCAATACTGTACCAGAAGGTCATGCTGA
- the LOC134015357 gene encoding aerolysin-like protein, with protein MSYLSPILVIGGQGGSAFDFSGTNSGATLKKIWVWVVSSRVKALKIWLTDGQNQEFGNPAGDFSEFEFGDGEHITKLSLWGNGAGTRLGAIKFRTSSSREFFPQMTEWGLKTEYHIDVGSGICVGLCGRSGSDIDSLGFQFINTIKSTVLKDVQYPTLHDVIPQVAVEEIKSMTYENKSTVTQEYKLETSKTVTKKSSWSVTNKLETSFNIEVKAGIPEVIEVSTGFSFTVGTESTHTLEEETSTTETLSFPVSVPAGKTVHVDVTIGRVTVDLPYTATVEITCLNNSVLKFNTSGTYYGLTYTDVKVVTK; from the coding sequence ATGTCATACCTTTCGCCCATCTTAGTTATTGGAGGACAAGGAGGTTCTGCCTTTGACTTCAGTGGTACCAACAGTGGAGCAACACTGAAAAAGATATGGGTGTGGGTTGTGAGCTCGCGGGTGAAGGCTTTGAAGATTTGGCTTACTGATGGTCAAAACCAAGAATTTGGAAATCCTGCAGGGGATTTTTCTGAATTTGAGTTCGGGGATGGAGAGCATATCACCAAGCTTTCACTGTGGGGAAATGGTGCTGGAACACGTTTGGGTGCTATAAAATTCCGAACAAGTTCCTCACGGGAGTTCTTTCCTCAAATGACCGAATGGGGGCTGAAAACTGAGTACCATATTGATGTTGGCTCTGGGATCTGCGTTGGACTTTGTGGAAGGTCTGGTTCAGACATTGATTCCTTAGGTTTCCAATTCATTAATACCATCAAGTCTACCGTATTGAAGGATGTCCAGTACCCCACACTTCATGATGTAATACCCCAGGTGGCTGTTGAGGAAATCAAGTCCATGACCTACGAAAACAAATCTACTGTCACTCAAGAATACAAATTGGAAACGTCTAAAACCGTCACCAAAAAGTCATCGTGGTCTGTGACCAACAAGTTAGAAACAAGCTTTAACATTGAGGTGAAAGCAGGAATTCCAGAGGTAATAGAAGTATCTACTGGATTTAGCTTCACAGTGGGAACAGAAAGCACACATACTTTAGAAGAAGAGACATCCACTACTGAGACTCTGTCTTTTCCGGTTAGTGTTCCTGCTGGGAAGACCGTACATGTTGACGTCACTATTGGTAGAGTTACAGTTGATCTCCCCTACACTGCCACAGTggaaattacctgtctcaataaCAGTGTTCTGAAGTTTAACACCAGTGGAACCTACTATGGTCTCACTTACACAGATGTAAAAGTAGTTACAAAGTAA